A genomic window from Salvia miltiorrhiza cultivar Shanhuang (shh) chromosome 5, IMPLAD_Smil_shh, whole genome shotgun sequence includes:
- the LOC131026149 gene encoding uncharacterized protein LOC131026149: MRLYRLSANRNALISESGRWENGEWQWELRWRRELFERERVGANELLSAISLVSLKAEMDDGWQWKADKNSIFSAKSAYSIISEVKKEAVAENESKESLAKVWRAPAPHKARTTAWRILRNRLPTCDNLLRRNIPLQVADRGCNACFHQQESINHLLLHCPKTRKLWDEVYKWLGICFVQPLDVVSHFRLFTEWSRRKESRKFLRALWCCINWVLWRCRNLSRFEDKVWEINDVVLEIKAKMWSWGRVFGMSDVGSRFMDWISRDSCPLLL, translated from the exons atgag GTTATACCGTCTCAGTGCAAACAGGAATGCACTGATTAGCGAGTCGGGAAGATGGGAAAACGGGGAGTGGCAGTGGGAGTTGAGGTGGAGGCGAGAGTtgtttgagagagaaagagtcgGGGCAAATGAACTGCTATCTGCTATTTCTCTGGTTTCTCTTAAAGCAGAAATGGACGACGGTTGGCAGTGGAAAGCAGATAAAAACAGCATCTTTTCAGCAAAATCGGCGTACTCGATCATTAGTGAGGTCAAGAAAGAAGCGGTAGCAGAGAACGAGTCCAAGGAGAGCCTTGCGAAGGTGTGGAGGGCTCCAGCCCCACATAAGGCGAGAACTACAGCATGGAGAATATTGAGAAATAGACTACCTACCTGTGATAACCTCCTCAGAAGAAATATCCCGTTGCAAGTGGCTGATCGGGGTTGCAACGCGTGCTTTCATCAACAGGAGTCTATTAATCACTTGCTTCTTCATTGTCCAAAGACTCGAAAGCTTTGGGACGAAGTTTATAAGTGGTTGGGCATCTGTTTTGTGCAGCCACTTGATGTGGTTTCACACTTTCGTTTGTTCACAGAATGGAGTAGACGGAAAGAGAGCAGGAAGTTCCTTAGGGCGCTATGGTGCTGCATTAACTGGGTTCTCTGGAGGTGCCGAAATTTAAGCCGATTTGAAGATAAAGTCTGGGAAATAAATGACGTGGTTTTGGAGATTAAAGCAAAaatgtggagttggggtagagtCTTTGGAATGTCAGACGTTGGGTCTCGCTTTATGGACTGGATCTCTAGAGATTCATGCCCTTTGCTTCTGTAA